In one window of Anser cygnoides isolate HZ-2024a breed goose chromosome 3, Taihu_goose_T2T_genome, whole genome shotgun sequence DNA:
- the LRATD1 gene encoding protein LRATD1 — MGNQLDRITHLNYSELPTGDPSGIEKDELRVGVAYFFSDEEEDLDERGQPDKYSVKGSGSPGQETPTHHLHHQLVLNETQFSAFRGQECIFSKVSSGPQAGDLSVYSVSALPALCKPGDLLELLYLGPSEHPPPHWAVYVGSGQIIHLHQGQIRQDSLYEAAAGNVGRVVNSWYRFRPLVAELVVQNACGHLGLKSDEICWTNSESFAAWCRFGKREFKAGGELQAAAGTQHQQQYHLKIHLAENKVHTVRFHSLEDLIREKRRIDASGKLRVIKDLAIVDEKE, encoded by the coding sequence ATGGGAAATCAACTGGATCGCATCACCCACCTGAATTACAGCGAGCTGCCGACCGGGGACCCCTCGGGGATCGAGAAAGACGAGCTGCGCGTCGGGGTGGCTTACTTCTTTTCGGATGAGGAGGAGGACCTGGACGAGCGAGGCCAGCCAGACAAGTACAGCGTGAAGGGCTCCGGCAGCCCTGGCCAGGAGACGCCcacccaccacctccaccaccagcTGGTGCTGAACGAGACCCAGTTCTCCGCTTTCCGCGGCCAGGAATGCATCTTCTCCAAGGTCAGCAGCGGCCCCCAGGCTGGAGACCTCAGCGTCTACTCGGTGTCAGCGCTGCCTGCCCTCTGCAAGCCGGGggacctgctggagctgctgtaCCTGGGGCCGTCGGAGCATCCTCCGCCGCACTGGGCAGTGTACGTGGGCAGCGGGCAGATCATCCACCTGCACCAGGGGCAGATCCGCCAGGACAGCTTGTACGAGGCGGCCGCGGGCAACGTGGGCCGGGTGGTGAATAGCTGGTACCGCTTTCGCCCGCTGGTGGCTGAGCTGGTGGTGCAAAACGCCTGCGGGCACCTGGGCTTAAAAAGCGACGAGATCTGCTGGACTAACTCCGAGAGCTTCGCCGCCTGGTGCCGCTTCGGGAAAAGGGAGTTCAAAGccgggggggagctgcaggctgctgccggcacccagcaccagcagcaataCCATCTCAAGATCCACTTAGCAGAGAACAAGGTGCACACGGTGAGGTTCCACAGCCTGGAGGATCTAATACGTGAGAAGCGCAGGATCGATGCCAGTGGCAAACTGAGGGTGATCAAAGACCTGGCTATAGTGGATGAGAAAGAATAA